From Streptomyces sp. HUAS MG91, the proteins below share one genomic window:
- a CDS encoding NDP-hexose 2,3-dehydratase family protein, with protein MPPLTLQPREDVKLLADRLALSAATTRGVHLTTAGFADWLAGRGRANTFRVDRIPFAELDGWSFHGTTGNLEHRSGRFFTVEGLHVTERGAPLGDGPYAEWHQPVIKQPEVGILGILGKEFDGVLHFLMQAKMEPGNPNLLQLSPTVQATRSNYTKVHKGADVKYLEHFVGPGRGRVVADVLQSEHGSWFFHKSNRNMIVLTDDEVPLLDDFCWLTLGQIAELLHRDNVVNMDARTVLSCLPVPERAPGALLSDAELLSWFTAERSRHDVRAERVPLAGLPGWRRDEMTVEHEEGRYFKVVAVAVQAGNREVTGWTQPLFEPVGLGVTAFLTRTFDGVPHVLVHARVEGGFLDTVELGPTVQYTPGNFAHLPAAQRPPFLDTVLAAPADSVRYEAVHSEEGGRFLNAESRYLLVDADDLDVPHDPPAGYAWVTPDQLTWLVRHGHYLNVQGRTLLACLNATTAAPR; from the coding sequence ATGCCGCCACTCACCCTTCAGCCGCGCGAAGACGTGAAGCTGCTGGCGGACCGGCTCGCACTGTCGGCCGCCACCACCCGGGGCGTCCATCTGACGACCGCCGGCTTCGCCGACTGGCTCGCCGGGCGGGGCCGTGCCAATACCTTCCGCGTGGACCGGATCCCCTTCGCCGAACTGGACGGCTGGTCGTTCCACGGGACCACCGGCAACCTCGAACACCGCAGCGGCCGCTTCTTCACGGTCGAGGGCCTGCATGTCACCGAGCGGGGCGCGCCGCTCGGCGACGGCCCGTACGCCGAATGGCACCAGCCCGTCATCAAGCAGCCCGAGGTCGGCATCCTGGGCATCCTCGGCAAGGAGTTCGACGGGGTCCTGCACTTCTTGATGCAGGCGAAGATGGAGCCGGGCAACCCGAACCTGCTCCAGCTGTCCCCGACCGTGCAGGCCACCCGCAGCAACTACACCAAGGTCCACAAGGGCGCGGACGTGAAGTACCTGGAGCACTTCGTCGGGCCGGGCCGCGGCCGGGTCGTCGCGGACGTCCTGCAGTCCGAGCACGGTTCGTGGTTCTTCCACAAGTCCAACCGGAACATGATCGTGCTGACGGACGACGAGGTGCCGCTCCTCGACGACTTCTGCTGGCTCACCCTCGGGCAGATAGCGGAACTCCTGCACCGTGACAATGTCGTCAACATGGACGCGCGTACGGTCCTGTCCTGCCTGCCCGTCCCGGAGCGGGCGCCCGGCGCCCTGCTGTCCGACGCCGAGCTGCTGTCCTGGTTCACCGCCGAGCGCTCCCGGCACGATGTGCGCGCCGAGCGCGTACCGCTGGCCGGGCTTCCCGGCTGGCGGCGCGACGAGATGACCGTCGAGCACGAGGAGGGGCGGTACTTCAAGGTGGTCGCGGTCGCCGTGCAGGCCGGCAACCGCGAGGTCACCGGCTGGACCCAGCCGCTGTTCGAGCCGGTGGGCCTGGGCGTCACCGCGTTCTTGACCCGCACCTTCGACGGGGTCCCCCATGTCCTGGTGCACGCCCGGGTCGAGGGCGGCTTCCTGGACACGGTCGAGCTGGGCCCCACGGTCCAGTACACGCCCGGGAACTTTGCCCACCTGCCCGCCGCCCAGCGCCCGCCGTTCCTCGACACCGTGCTCGCGGCGCCGGCGGACAGCGTCCGGTACGAGGCCGTGCACTCGGAGGAGGGCGGCCGGTTCCTCAACGCCGAGAGCCGGTATCTGCTCGTCGACGCCGACGACCTCGACGTCCCGCACGACCCGCCGGCCGGGTACGCCTGGGTGACGCCGGACCAGCTCACCTGGCTGGTGCGCCACGGCCACTACCTCAATGTGCAGGGCCGCACCCTGCTGGCCTGCCTCAACGCCACCACGGCGGCCCCCCGATGA